The following proteins are encoded in a genomic region of Cryptomeria japonica chromosome 11, Sugi_1.0, whole genome shotgun sequence:
- the LOC131068104 gene encoding anthocyanin regulatory R-S protein-like, which translates to MKKEHDCEIPFSLPTMNPPFIFSQRSSFGLGSSVGENPESSVSFPGEMAALSQPLDELSAIIQKYNVMGSGNPFVSMDTSLVRMSGGVTSDSNKKEDGTHPGWNNEEGGGELQSSCRRSHNFSERQRRSDMNRLLEQMHSLLPNPTAKKEKTSILAETISYIESLQQQLANYSGRFADTQLQNHTNTDTVKCESLSSVQEILQRSSSSSDCLRSSSLQYLSSKNKEENLLVNCIGTDIFITINCANKVNLLPSIIFTVESHGIQVVDVFVSATNARAFHFLRVKAAHILNPAARETLHLRLKKLIDH; encoded by the exons ATGAAGAAAGAGCATGATTGTGAAATACCATTTTCATTGCCCACAATGAATCCTCCCTTTATATTCAGTCAGCGTTCATCTTTCGGTTTGGGTTCATCTGTAGGAGAAAACCCTGAAAGCTCTGTCAGTTTTCCCGGTGAAATGGCTGCATTGTCGCAGCCGCTTGATGAACTCAGTGCTATAATTCAGAAATATAATGTCATGGGTTCGGGAAACCCATTTGTATCAATGGATACATCTCTTGTTCGAATGTCCGGAGGAGTGACCTCTGATTCTAACAAAAAGGAAGACGGAACTCATCCTGGTTGGAACAATGAGGAAGGAGGAGGAGAGCTCCAGTCTTCTTGTCGGAGGAGCCACAATTTTTCCGAGAGGCAGCGGCGCAGCGACATGAATCGTTTGTTGGAACAAATGCATTCATTGTTGCCAAATCCCACCGCCAAG AAAGAGAAGACGTCCATTCTAGCAGAGACGATAAGCTACATCGAATCTCTCCAGCAACAGCTGGCCAACTATTCAGGAAGATTTGCAGATACCCAACTGCAAAACCATACAAATACAGATACCGTGAAATGTGAATCTTTGAGCTCCGTGCAAGAAATTCTTCAACGTTCCTCGTCTAGTTCTGATTGTCTTAGATCTTCTTCACTGCAATACTTAAGCAGCAAAAATAAGGAGGAAAACTTGCTAGTGAACTGCATCGGCACAGACATTTTCATTACAATAAACTGTGCGAATAAGGTGAACCTCTTGCCTTCAATTATATTTACGGTGGAGTCACACGGCATACAAGTCGTGGATGTGTTCGTTTCTGCCACAAATGCAAGGGCCTTCCATTTCCTGCGTGTGAAG GCTGCCCATATTTTGAATCCTGCAGCCAGAGAAACTTTGCATCTTAGATTAAAGAAACTTATTGATCATTGA